One genomic window of Misgurnus anguillicaudatus chromosome 12, ASM2758022v2, whole genome shotgun sequence includes the following:
- the LOC141368895 gene encoding uncharacterized protein — protein sequence MPDSAGEIIPNRTRIEGQDSSGQNNPKNTRPEEQHSLGESNTNSRHEGQDSSGVSNPNTKNEGQDTTGERNSNTRNEGQDSTGESNSNSRNDGQDSTGESNPNTRNEGQDSTGERNSNTRNEGQDSTGESNSNSRNDGQDSTGESNPNTRNEGQDSTGESNPNTRNDGQDTTGESNPNTRNDGQDTTGESNPNTRNEGQDSTGESNPNTRNERQDTTGESNPNTRNEGQDSTEESNPNTRNEGQDSTGESNPNTRNDGQDSTGESNPNTRNDGQDSTGESNPNTRNDGQDSTGESNPNTRNERQDRTGESNPNTRNEGQDSTEESNPNTRNEGQDSTGESNPNTRNDGQDSTEESNPNTRNDGQDSTGESNPNTRNEGQDSTEESNPNTRNEGQHSTGESFPNTTGLEEQDSIRQSAGVEGKNSTGQIQDKTGGFLVESVLKVSDFNQTKRYLVTSEELQRRCSLPECYSANTVVAYLRKAKGQKQKITEKLVELEVTPSKRTKLTSQCSKLCEDECSDLAGDLTYLAAKFIPQKKVAQALLEEGNLHTAMAKTEDCRKTLKAVQNALESNWETYDLATHGLGPAVIKGTFSLIDSCLKEKMRALKSKDSTDK from the exons ATGCCAG ACAGCGCAGGAGAAATTATCCCAAACAGAACCAGAATTGAAGGGCAAGACAGCTCAGGACAAAACAACCCAAAGAACACAAGACCGGAGGAACAACATAGCTTAGGAGAAAGCAACACAAACTCTAGACATGAGGGACAAGACAGCTCAGGAGTAAGTAACCCCAACACCAAAAATGAGGGACAAGACACCACAGGAGAACGTAACTCAAACACCAGAAATGAGGGACAAGACAGCACAGGAGAAAGTAACTCAAACAGCAGAAATGATGGACAAGACAGCACAGGAGAAAGTAACCCCAACACCAGAAATGAGGGACAAGACAGCACAGGAGAACGTAACTCAAACACCAGAAATGAGGGACAAGACAGCACAGGAGAAAGTAACTCAAACAGCAGAAATGATGGACAAGACAGCACAGGAGAAAGTAACCCCAACACCAGAAATGAGGGACAAGACAGCACAGGAGAAAGTAACCCCAACACCAGAAATGATGGACAAGACACCACCGGAGAAAGTAACCCCAACACCAGAAATGATGGACAAGACACCACGGGAGAAAGTAACCCCAATACCAGAAATGAGGGACAAGACAGCACAGGAGAAAGTAACCCCAACACCAGAAATGAGAGACAAGACACCACGGGAGAAAGTAACCCCAATACCAGAAATGAGGGACAAGACAGCACAGAAGAAAGTAACCCCAACACCAGAAATGAGGGACAAGACAGCACAGGAGAAAGTAACCCCAACACCAGAAATGATGGACAAGACAGCACGGGAGAAAGTAACCCCAACACCAGAAATGATGGACAAGACAGCACGGGAGAAAGTAACCCCAACACCAGAAATGATGGACAAGACAGCACGGGAGAAAGTAACCCCAACACCAGAAATGAGAGACAAGACCGCACAGGAGAAAGTAACCCCAACACCAGAAATGAGGGACAAGACAGCACAGAAGAAAGTAACCCCAACACCAGAAATGAGGGACAAGACAGCACAGGAGAAAGTAACCCCAACACCAGAAATGATGGACAAGACAGCACAGAAGAAAGTAACCCCAACACCAGAAATGATGGACAAGACAGCACAGGAGAAAGTAACCCCAACACCAGAAATGAGGGACAAGACAGCACAGAAGAAAGTAACCCCAACACCAGAAATGAGGGACAACACAGCACAGGAGAAAGTTTTCCCAACACCACTGGACTTGAGGAACAAGACAGCATAAGACAGAGTGCAGGAGTTGAGGGAAAAAATAGCACAGGGCAAATCCAAGATAAGACAG GGGGATTTCTGGTGGAAAGTGTTTTGAAGGTTTCGGACTTTAACCAAACAAAAAG ATACCTGGTTACATCAGAAGAACTGCAAAGGAGATGCTCCCTACCAGAATGCTACTCCGCAAACACAGTAGTGGCTTACCTACGGAAGGCCAAGGGCCAAAAACAGAAAATTACAGAGAAGTTGGTGGAGTTGGAGGTGACGCCCTCAAAGCGCACAAAGTTAACTTCACAGTGCTCAAaactttgtgaag atgaatgcaGCGATCTGGCTGGTGATTTAACATACTTGGCAGCAAAATTCATTCCCCAGAAAAAGGTGGCTCAAGCCTTGTTGGAAGAGGGGAATTTACATACAGCCATGGCCAAAACAGAAGACTGCAG GAAGACATTGAAAGCTGTACAGAATGCTTTAGAGTCTAATTGGGAAACATATGATCTGGCAACACATGGTCTTGGGCCTGCTGTTATAAAAGGGACCTTTTCATTAATTGATTCATGCCTTAAAGAGAAAATGAGAGCACTAAAATCAAAAGACTCAACAGATAAGTAA
- the LOC141369175 gene encoding uncharacterized protein, which translates to MLPTTFAAPDYTLPSSSAQTKSPYSLFTATPLPVASNAVAMEPPPVSKNIGDLILSEIQDAGSRGGQIPNFSTSLFATDIPITHPLKPLLDALLDTILRAVSPRTLQSYVTAWRNFRAFHNSYNMPFPNFSLLSITSFISHLNTIKCLQVGSIKGYLSGIQFFYKLIYGTPSQEINNSQTSLLLKGIQRSQPTRPDTRQPITLDILNKCIRTLRTGYQPLNTARTLNAMFILAFFGFLRCSELAITSKFNPRNNPTISDLSVLDGETISFLIKQSKTDQTKKGHFIYIFNLPSPIHPYQSVQAYLQWRSSQAK; encoded by the coding sequence ATGCTGCCGACGACATTCGCAGCCCCGGATTATACCCTTCCCAGCTCTTCTGCACAAACTAAATCACCATACTCTCTCTTCACAGCTACTCCGTTGCCCGTGGCGTCCAACGCAGTTGCCATGGAACCCCCACCGGTATCTAAAAACATCGGTGATCTGATCCTCTCAGAAATTCAGGATGCTGGCTCCAGAGGCGGACAAATCCCCAACTTCAGTACCTCACTATTCGCGACCGATATTCCCATAACCCACCCGCTAAAACCCCTCCTCGATGCATTGCTCGACACCATCCTCCGAGCAGTGTCTCCCAGGACCCTCCAATCTTACGTGACCGCTTGGAGAAACTTTAGAGCATTCCACAATTCCTATAACATGCCGTTCCCCAATTTCTCTCTCCTTTCTATCACCTCATTTATTTCCCACCTTAATACCATTAAATGCCTCCAAGTAGGATCCATTAAAGGTTACCTGAGCGGCATTCAGTTTTTCTATAAACTAATTTACGGCACTCCCTCGCAGGAGATAAATAATTCTCAAACCTCCCTCCTGCTTAAAGGTATTCAAAGATCCCAGCCCACCCGACCCGACACCAGACAACCGATAACACTAGACATCCTCAACAAATGCATTCGTACCCTCCGCACAGGCTACCAACCTCTCAATACCGCGCGAACACTTAACGCCATGTTCATCCTAGCCTTTTTCGGCTTTCTTAGATGCTCAGAACTTGCTATTACTTCTAAATTCAACCCAAGAAACAACCCCACTATCTCAGACTTATCAGTACTAGATGGAGAAACAATCTCCTTTTTGATTAAACAAAGTAAAACTGACCAAACCAAAAAAGGCCAttttatctatatttttaaCCTTCCGTCGCCAATCCATCCATACCAGTCAGTTCAGGCATATCTTCAATGGAGAAGCTCCCAAGCcaaataa